From Methanomassiliicoccales archaeon LGM-RCC1, one genomic window encodes:
- a CDS encoding AAA family ATPase — protein MRISRVNIASFGKLRDRTFELDPKLNVFYGPNESGKTTTMEFIRSVLVPSNGRKLYPERNKRDEGYIEYTEDDVQCKAELGSAQGIPKCLVGMEPELYRNIFAMNTSGLDNQVPLSSGDIRSRFLTIPGGEEMPKVIDSLEDEVASLLGKTSSSPSKVNGLQDSEQEVMESISSMRSNAESYSALTEKKERLESELEAINKENSSAIENNQLYAKIESQKGAYSSLQQNRQRKKELSASKLPTPEDIREHDRLVSDSQIKKGTFSSFEESRRAAVAELGSDEKTVREQIPLMRELISKRPEYDARLNRPAPVNTTVPIVRIIVSLLLIAVAVVALIIPGLDDIVRYAVAGAMVAGIIVFLLFTRKLEPAVDYGNLEWIEAYERDVTSEARLFGGSLGSVHSDLQHFEQLIRKIDDLDRTSIKRNELHGQSMQAENNLLRFLSAYGGEQGYRTAVSNADEMKKVDANISMLCNNIRTAGFDPDQPLPVVEKIYLDTTLQTSIASELGTVEEKMKAVLDTAELDALIDRSYAIHDEMEMALREGATAVLASAIVQEACTELYENVHPEVVTTADSYLSLMTKGTCRLDLDPRNTDLSVISNGEAKGPRQWSTGLRAQILLSLKLAVAREMGDGDIPMILDDVLLPFDSERKEGAMEALMQVSSDMQVLLFTCDDDIAEMAERIDGCNLIRM, from the coding sequence ATGAGGATCTCCAGAGTCAATATCGCATCATTCGGCAAGCTGAGGGACAGGACTTTCGAGCTCGATCCCAAGCTGAATGTTTTCTACGGCCCTAACGAATCCGGCAAGACCACTACCATGGAGTTCATACGCTCCGTACTGGTCCCGTCAAACGGAAGGAAGCTCTATCCCGAGAGGAACAAGAGGGATGAAGGTTACATCGAATATACCGAGGACGATGTGCAGTGCAAGGCAGAATTGGGGTCCGCTCAAGGGATCCCGAAGTGCCTGGTAGGCATGGAGCCGGAGCTCTACCGCAATATTTTCGCCATGAACACATCCGGGCTTGACAATCAGGTCCCGCTTTCCAGCGGAGACATCCGCTCCAGGTTCCTGACGATACCCGGCGGGGAGGAGATGCCCAAGGTGATTGATTCCTTAGAGGATGAGGTGGCCTCGTTGCTGGGGAAGACCAGCAGCTCACCTTCGAAGGTCAACGGGCTTCAGGATTCGGAGCAGGAAGTGATGGAGAGCATATCCTCGATGCGTTCCAATGCTGAATCCTATTCTGCTCTAACCGAGAAGAAGGAGCGCCTCGAATCCGAACTGGAGGCCATCAACAAGGAGAACAGCTCGGCGATAGAGAACAATCAGCTCTATGCGAAGATCGAATCGCAGAAGGGAGCTTACAGCAGTCTGCAGCAGAACCGTCAAAGGAAGAAGGAGCTCTCCGCTTCGAAGCTACCGACACCTGAGGACATCAGGGAGCATGACCGTCTGGTGAGCGATTCTCAGATCAAGAAGGGAACATTCAGCAGCTTCGAGGAATCCAGGCGCGCAGCCGTCGCTGAACTCGGTTCGGACGAGAAGACCGTCAGGGAGCAAATCCCGCTGATGAGGGAATTGATCTCCAAACGCCCGGAATACGATGCGAGGCTCAACCGTCCAGCTCCGGTGAACACAACTGTGCCGATAGTGCGCATAATCGTGTCCCTGCTTCTGATCGCCGTGGCAGTCGTCGCCCTGATCATTCCCGGTTTGGATGACATCGTGCGCTACGCTGTGGCCGGAGCCATGGTTGCCGGAATCATCGTTTTCTTGCTATTCACCCGTAAACTCGAACCTGCTGTTGACTACGGGAATCTGGAATGGATCGAGGCATACGAAAGGGATGTAACCTCGGAGGCGAGATTATTCGGAGGCAGTCTGGGCTCGGTTCATTCGGACCTGCAGCATTTCGAGCAGCTGATCAGGAAGATAGACGACCTGGACAGGACTTCGATAAAGCGCAATGAGCTACATGGGCAATCTATGCAGGCTGAAAACAATCTTCTGAGGTTCCTCTCAGCATACGGCGGCGAACAGGGATACAGGACAGCGGTCTCGAACGCCGATGAGATGAAGAAAGTCGATGCGAACATCAGCATGCTCTGCAACAACATCCGTACTGCCGGTTTCGATCCCGATCAGCCTCTTCCAGTAGTCGAGAAGATCTATCTAGACACCACTTTACAGACCTCCATCGCCTCCGAACTGGGAACCGTCGAGGAGAAGATGAAGGCGGTCCTGGACACTGCAGAGCTAGATGCTCTGATCGATAGGTCATATGCGATTCATGACGAGATGGAGATGGCATTGAGGGAAGGGGCAACAGCAGTCCTCGCATCCGCCATAGTGCAGGAGGCATGCACCGAACTTTATGAGAACGTACATCCCGAGGTGGTCACCACCGCTGACAGTTATCTTTCTCTTATGACCAAAGGCACATGCCGTTTGGATCTCGATCCGAGGAACACCGACCTATCGGTTATCTCCAACGGAGAGGCCAAGGGCCCCAGGCAGTGGAGCACCGGGCTGAGAGCCCAGATATTGCTATCACTGAAACTGGCGGTGGCCAGGGAGATGGGTGACGGCGATATCCCGATGATATTGGATGATGTGTTGCTCCCATTCGACTCGGAGAGGAAGGAGGGAGCCATGGAGGCTCTAATGCAGGTCTCATCGGATATGCAGGTGCTGCTCTTCACCTGCGACGACGATATCGCTGAGATGGCAGAACGTATCGATGGATGCAATCTGATAAGGATGTGA
- a CDS encoding DNA repair exonuclease codes for MGKLFRFVHCADLHLESRFKGLEIDDPTLARRLRESVFESFARIVDIAIDKQADALIISGDLYDDSNELPSTRLWLSQQFSRLSIPVYICRGNHDSETAWDSAIPYPENVKEFGTEPEKVVLDDVEIIGVSYSTPHETRNLVSMIEGDPERFTIACVHCDIDSYSEGYPYAPCSGSDLQGRSVDYWALGHIHRRNVVSTTPYVVYPGNIQGRSFKETGEKGCYLITVDSGRIRSADFIPTQGFVWKDLNVNIAGWDLNDVVNTLKGSLNGSSLARVTFRGSGKLDTMLRSNPSDVSRAISDATGSIISSIVVDTSPEVDLDSRAGGKDMASAVIRTGDRFSSLSKDELLDIICTNKIAARYRDRYSALSEDELKNMVRQAVRNVIVMMEASR; via the coding sequence ATGGGAAAACTCTTCAGATTCGTTCACTGCGCAGACCTGCATCTCGAGTCTCGTTTCAAAGGGTTGGAGATAGACGACCCTACCTTGGCAAGAAGGCTCAGGGAATCGGTGTTCGAATCCTTCGCCAGGATAGTCGATATCGCTATCGATAAGCAGGCGGATGCCCTGATCATCTCCGGCGACCTGTACGATGACAGCAACGAGCTCCCATCCACGAGGCTATGGCTTTCTCAGCAGTTCTCCAGGCTGAGCATCCCCGTGTACATCTGCAGGGGAAACCACGATTCGGAGACCGCTTGGGATTCTGCAATCCCCTATCCAGAGAATGTCAAGGAGTTCGGAACCGAGCCCGAAAAGGTGGTCCTTGACGATGTGGAGATCATCGGAGTCAGCTACTCCACCCCGCACGAGACCCGCAATCTCGTATCCATGATCGAGGGGGATCCGGAGAGATTCACCATAGCATGCGTGCATTGCGACATAGATTCCTATTCAGAGGGTTACCCATACGCCCCTTGTTCGGGCAGCGATCTCCAGGGGAGGTCCGTGGACTACTGGGCCTTAGGGCACATACACAGAAGGAATGTGGTCTCCACCACACCGTATGTCGTCTATCCCGGGAACATCCAAGGACGCAGCTTCAAGGAGACTGGCGAGAAGGGATGCTACCTGATAACCGTAGACTCGGGCAGGATCCGTTCAGCCGATTTCATCCCGACACAGGGATTCGTGTGGAAGGACCTCAACGTGAACATAGCCGGATGGGATCTGAACGACGTGGTCAACACTCTGAAGGGAAGCCTCAATGGCTCATCGCTGGCCAGGGTCACGTTCAGAGGATCAGGGAAGCTGGACACCATGCTCCGTTCCAATCCATCGGACGTCAGCAGGGCCATTTCCGATGCTACCGGAAGCATAATCTCATCAATCGTAGTCGACACGAGTCCGGAGGTCGATCTGGATTCCAGAGCCGGCGGTAAGGACATGGCCTCGGCCGTCATACGTACCGGCGACAGGTTCAGCTCCCTTTCCAAGGATGAGCTGCTAGACATCATCTGCACGAACAAGATCGCCGCTAGGTACCGCGACCGTTATTCCGCTCTCTCGGAAGATGAACTCAAGAATATGGTCAGGCAGGCAGTCAGGAACGTTATCGTCATGATGGAGGCTTCCAGATGA